In Sorghum bicolor cultivar BTx623 chromosome 10, Sorghum_bicolor_NCBIv3, whole genome shotgun sequence, one genomic interval encodes:
- the LOC8065446 gene encoding 60S ribosomal protein L35a-1, producing MVKGRTGQRVRLYVRGTILGYKRSKSNQYETTSLVQIEGVNTKEDVAWYAGKRMAYIYKAKTKSSETRYRCIWGKVTRPHGNSGVVRAKFKSNLPPESMGRKVRVFMYPSSI from the exons ATGGTGAAGGGACGCACGGGGCAGCGCGTCAGGCTCTACGTCCGGGGCACCATCCTCGGATACAAGAG GTCCAAGTCGAACCAGTACGAGACCACGTCGCTCGTGCAGATCGAGGGGGTCAACACCAAGGAGGACGTCGCGTGGTACGCCGGCAAGCGCATGGCGTACATCTACAAGGCCAAGACCAAGAGCAGTGAGACCCGCTACAGGTGCATCTGGGGTAAGGTCACCCGCCCGCACGGCAACTCCGGTGTCGTCCGCGCCAAGTTCAAGTCGAACCTCCCGCCTGAGTCCATG GGGCGCAAGGTCAGAGTGTTCATGTACCCTAGCAGCATCTAA